ATGATTGAGTGGATTCCAGCGCGATCGCTGTTCCTCGATATGCATGTTCTCCTTGCCCTTTTTGAGGTGGCGCGGACTGCTTTCGAAGGACAGCGACGATGGCAGCGGGTCTGAGCCGTATGCATCCCGCACGAAGCCAGCGATCGCTTCGAAGGAGGGCGAGGCTGCATCTTCTGCAGATTCGCTGCGTGCTTCCAAGTAGCGGGCGAGAGTTGCGGAAAATAAACCCGTACCGTCATCGAAGAAGCGTTCGGTTGTCTCCCCGTAGTCTTCGTAGGAATGAAACGCTAAGTCGGTAGGGGCTCGATCCGCCACCCAAGAAGAATAGGACCAGTATTCGGCGAAAGTCTCGAACTGGAGTGCCGAGCGCATCATCAACAACAACCAACTGTCGTCGCTCTGGAAGTACTCTCCCAACCGCCGCTTATACGACCCTAGGTGCTCTTGCTTGAACCACATGTGGTGAGCAACAAACGTGCCGACCGGATCGGTTACCGGCTCGACCCCGAGCACCGTCCGAATCCAGTCGGTCCACTTGGCGACGATACGCGCGTTGCCCCAGCGGTTGTGTTGGAGTAGTGCGAAAGTATGAGCGATTGCTCCATCGCGCTCGCTCAACAGGGGCCAGGTCGCCACGGGCAGCAAGTCACTGTCCCATACGACATACCATTCGCTGAGATCCTCGATCCCGTCCGGCGCGCCCAACTTCAAGAGCTGTTGGTAGTACCAGCCGGGCGTGTACAGCGTCCCACTGCCCAAAGCCAGCTCGCCACAGATGGCTTCTTTGGTCAGACCGCTCGTCCGCACGAAGAAGGTTTCTTCCTCGTGAGTAAAGAGCGGAGCTACCTGCCAAGTACCTGCCCGCTCGGCTAGCGCCCGCGCCTCGGGAGCAGGCGCGATGACGTGAATCGCG
The nucleotide sequence above comes from Rubidibacter lacunae KORDI 51-2. Encoded proteins:
- a CDS encoding DUF6492 family protein; this encodes MTQSDAFDIAIPLFRLRWNTRAVLEGLTAHYAPRAIHVIAPAPEARALAERAGTWQVAPLFTHEEETFFVRTSGLTKEAICGELALGSGTLYTPGWYYQQLLKLGAPDGIEDLSEWYVVWDSDLLPVATWPLLSERDGAIAHTFALLQHNRWGNARIVAKWTDWIRTVLGVEPVTDPVGTFVAHHMWFKQEHLGSYKRRLGEYFQSDDSWLLLMMRSALQFETFAEYWSYSSWVADRAPTDLAFHSYEDYGETTERFFDDGTGLFSATLARYLEARSESAEDAASPSFEAIAGFVRDAYGSDPLPSSLSFESSPRHLKKGKENMHIEEQRSRWNPLNHPRGVETLSV